A region of Rhodanobacteraceae bacterium DNA encodes the following proteins:
- a CDS encoding putative mannose transporter, GGP family gives MANGMQHGQATTASQRTALVVVTSIFFMWGFITALNDVLIPHLKSVFTLNYAQVMLVQSTFFGAYFLMSLPSGKVLAHWGYRASLIIGLAVTGAGALLFVPAATLQSYPLFLFAFFVLASGITLLQVAANPYISLLGAPERASSRLNLAQALNSLGTTIAPKLGGLLILSTAVLGAAELAQLSPAAQAAYKLQQAHSVQGPYIGIAIVLFALAVLVWIFHLPQLENTAEADDARHRFVDALKHRRVWLGMLAIFVYVGAEVSIGSFMVNYLALPEIGHMSEARAAGFVSLYWGGAMVGRFIGSALLTRIDTRKLLAFNAAVAALLVLTTMLTRGHVAMASIVAIGLFNSIMFPNIFTLGIEKFGPLTGKVSSLLVMAIVGGAVIPLVQGALADHVGVHHAFVLPMLCYLYIIYYGLKGSRVA, from the coding sequence ATGGCGAACGGCATGCAACACGGTCAGGCGACCACGGCCAGCCAGCGCACCGCGCTGGTCGTGGTCACCTCGATCTTCTTCATGTGGGGATTCATCACCGCGCTCAACGATGTGCTGATCCCGCACCTGAAGTCGGTGTTCACCCTCAACTACGCCCAGGTGATGCTGGTCCAGTCCACCTTCTTCGGCGCGTATTTCCTGATGTCGCTGCCCTCGGGCAAGGTGCTGGCGCACTGGGGCTATCGTGCCAGCCTGATCATCGGGCTGGCGGTGACCGGTGCCGGTGCGTTGTTGTTCGTACCCGCTGCGACGCTGCAGTCGTACCCGCTGTTCCTGTTCGCGTTCTTCGTGCTGGCCAGCGGCATCACCCTGCTGCAGGTCGCCGCCAATCCGTACATCAGCCTGCTCGGCGCGCCCGAACGCGCATCCAGCCGGCTGAACCTGGCGCAGGCGCTGAACTCGCTGGGCACCACCATCGCGCCGAAGCTGGGCGGGCTCCTGATCCTTTCGACCGCGGTGCTGGGCGCGGCGGAACTGGCGCAACTGTCGCCCGCCGCGCAGGCGGCCTACAAGCTGCAGCAGGCACACAGCGTGCAGGGGCCGTACATCGGCATCGCGATCGTGCTGTTCGCGCTGGCGGTGCTGGTGTGGATATTCCACCTGCCGCAACTCGAGAACACCGCCGAGGCCGACGATGCGCGGCACCGCTTCGTCGACGCCCTGAAACATCGCCGGGTGTGGCTGGGGATGCTGGCGATCTTCGTGTACGTGGGCGCGGAGGTGTCGATCGGCAGCTTCATGGTCAATTACCTCGCGCTGCCCGAGATCGGGCACATGAGCGAGGCCCGCGCCGCCGGTTTCGTGTCGCTGTACTGGGGCGGCGCGATGGTCGGGCGGTTCATCGGCTCGGCGTTGCTGACGCGCATCGACACCCGCAAGCTGTTGGCCTTCAACGCCGCGGTCGCGGCGCTGCTGGTGCTCACCACCATGCTGACCCGCGGCCACGTCGCGATGGCAAGCATTGTCGCAATCGGCCTGTTCAACTCGATCATGTTCCCCAACATCTTCACGCTGGGCATCGAGAAATTCGGCCCGCTCACCGGCAAGGTCTCCAGCCTGCTGGTGATGGCGATCGTGGGCGGCGCGGTGATTCCGCTCGTGCAGGGCGCGCTGGCCGACCACGTGGGCGTGCACCACGCGTTCGTGCTGCCGATGCTCTGCTACCTCTACATCATCTATTACGGCCTCAAGGGTTCGCGCGTCGCATGA
- a CDS encoding Alpha-1,2-mannosidase has translation MSRASRFLHAMRHGRCIAVTLALALCCAAAPAQTTTTPADAVNPLIGSRNGGNTFPGASLPFGMLQWSPENTRGKHDRTAAPGGYQYDATRIRGFSLTHLSGTGCAGASGDIPFMPVTIPVTSSPSGDASDATYASDFSHADEHAAPGDYRVKLANGVSVELAAALRSGIARFAFPKNKPANLLIRASDSEVGSSDASITIDRKTRTVSGAVTSGNFCGYLSKADRRSYYTLYFVAQFDQPFATTGTWHDASVHRGGTSAHGGTGYGAKGFPPTGKGSGAWIGFAPGNGVSVRVGISYVSLANAHANLVAEIPAGTMLARVRERANADWNTALGKIAIEGGTPDQRTTFYTALYHVLLQPTTLSDTNGEYRGFDQKVHRVEGPQKIQYANFSGWDVYRSQLQLVTWLMPKVGSDIAQSLYNQARQNHGEWDRWTHESGGTHVMAGDPSVPALAGIYAFGGRDFDLHDAYASLKYAATHVSANDLSDAGCNVECVGERPSLDQWMKLHYIAAKSHAWGGAGETLEDATADFALSQLAGAVGDEAGRSLFLTRAGYWRNLFNAHATADGGYIQNRNADGSWPPFTPSTDDGFVEGTAAQYLWMVPFDVHGLFDALGGRTKATARLDAFFHDKHGNWTLTNAGPLHPELNNEPSIGTPWLYDFAGQPWQTQKAVRVVLDTIWKNAPDGIPGNDDLGEMSSWYVWAALGLYPAIPGRAELLLGSPLFVRAVIHRPGGDVTIEAPDASRDNLYLHALTLDGQPWRKPWLPESFALHGGALHFTLGAKPDKAWASDPADAPPSFPPPAETTASGHAMINNAARGF, from the coding sequence ATGAGCCGCGCGAGCCGTTTCCTTCACGCGATGCGTCACGGCAGGTGCATCGCGGTGACGCTGGCATTGGCGCTTTGCTGCGCAGCCGCGCCTGCACAGACAACAACAACGCCGGCCGACGCGGTCAATCCGCTGATCGGCAGCCGCAACGGCGGCAACACCTTTCCGGGCGCCAGCTTGCCGTTCGGGATGCTGCAATGGAGTCCCGAAAATACCAGGGGCAAACACGACCGCACCGCCGCACCGGGCGGCTACCAGTATGACGCGACACGCATCCGCGGCTTCAGCCTGACGCACCTGTCGGGCACCGGCTGCGCCGGCGCCAGCGGCGACATTCCGTTCATGCCTGTCACGATTCCCGTCACGAGCTCACCTTCAGGCGATGCATCCGACGCGACCTACGCGAGCGACTTCTCGCACGCCGATGAACACGCGGCGCCCGGCGACTATCGCGTCAAACTCGCCAACGGCGTGTCCGTCGAACTCGCTGCCGCGCTGCGCAGCGGCATCGCCCGCTTCGCATTTCCGAAAAACAAGCCTGCCAACCTGCTGATACGCGCTTCGGATTCGGAAGTCGGCAGCAGCGATGCGTCGATCACGATCGACCGCAAGACCCGAACCGTCAGCGGCGCGGTCACCAGCGGCAATTTCTGCGGCTATTTGTCGAAGGCCGACCGCCGCAGCTACTACACGCTGTATTTCGTGGCGCAGTTCGACCAGCCGTTTGCCACGACCGGCACTTGGCACGACGCAAGCGTGCACCGGGGCGGCACATCAGCGCACGGCGGTACCGGTTATGGCGCAAAGGGTTTCCCGCCAACAGGCAAAGGCTCCGGAGCATGGATCGGCTTTGCACCGGGCAACGGCGTCTCGGTGCGCGTGGGCATTTCCTACGTCAGCCTCGCCAATGCGCATGCCAACCTCGTCGCCGAAATTCCGGCGGGCACCATGCTTGCGCGGGTGCGCGAGCGTGCGAACGCGGACTGGAACACGGCGCTTGGGAAAATCGCGATCGAGGGCGGCACGCCGGACCAGCGCACCACGTTCTACACCGCGCTGTACCACGTGCTGCTGCAACCGACCACGCTCAGCGACACCAATGGCGAATACCGCGGTTTCGACCAGAAAGTCCATCGCGTCGAGGGCCCGCAGAAAATCCAGTACGCGAATTTTTCCGGCTGGGACGTGTACCGCTCGCAACTGCAACTCGTGACCTGGCTGATGCCGAAGGTCGGCAGTGACATCGCGCAATCGCTGTACAACCAGGCGCGCCAGAACCACGGCGAATGGGATCGCTGGACGCACGAATCCGGCGGCACGCACGTGATGGCCGGCGATCCTTCCGTGCCTGCGCTCGCGGGCATCTACGCTTTCGGCGGCCGCGATTTCGACCTGCACGATGCCTACGCTTCGCTGAAATACGCAGCCACCCATGTCAGCGCGAACGATTTGAGCGACGCGGGCTGCAATGTCGAGTGCGTCGGTGAACGCCCCTCGCTCGACCAGTGGATGAAGCTGCACTACATCGCTGCGAAGTCGCACGCGTGGGGCGGCGCCGGCGAAACACTGGAAGATGCCACCGCCGATTTCGCGTTGTCGCAACTCGCCGGCGCGGTTGGCGACGAAGCCGGTCGTTCGCTGTTCCTGACCCGCGCCGGCTACTGGCGCAACCTGTTCAACGCGCACGCGACCGCGGACGGCGGTTACATCCAGAACCGCAACGCCGACGGTTCATGGCCCCCGTTCACGCCTTCCACCGATGACGGCTTCGTCGAGGGCACGGCCGCGCAATACCTGTGGATGGTGCCGTTCGACGTGCACGGCCTGTTCGATGCTCTGGGCGGCCGCACCAAGGCCACCGCGCGGCTGGACGCATTCTTCCATGACAAGCATGGCAACTGGACGCTGACCAATGCGGGCCCGCTGCATCCGGAATTGAACAACGAACCGTCGATCGGTACGCCATGGCTGTACGACTTCGCCGGACAGCCGTGGCAGACGCAGAAGGCGGTACGCGTGGTGCTCGACACCATCTGGAAAAACGCGCCCGACGGCATTCCCGGCAATGACGATCTCGGCGAAATGTCGTCGTGGTACGTGTGGGCGGCATTGGGCCTGTATCCGGCGATTCCGGGACGCGCCGAATTGCTGCTGGGCAGTCCGTTGTTTGTGCGCGCGGTGATCCATCGCCCGGGCGGCGACGTAACCATCGAAGCACCGGATGCAAGCCGCGACAACCTGTATCTGCATGCGCTGACGCTGGACGGCCAACCGTGGCGCAAGCCGTGGCTGCCGGAATCCTTTGCGCTGCACGGCGGCGCGTTGCACTTCACGCTCGGTGCGAAGCCTGACAAAGCGTGGGCCAGTGATCCCGCCGACGCGCCACCGTCGTTTCCGCCGCCAGCAGAGACGACAGCCTCGGGACACGCCATGATCAACAACGCAGCGCGGGGCTTCTGA
- a CDS encoding D-mannose isomerase, which translates to MTDLPDFRSPAFLRQHIRDTMAFYHPHCLDPAGGCFHYYKDDGTIYDRVHRHLVSSARFVFDYAMYARHFGGAEYFDGARHCVTFIRDAHRNPATGGYAWMLCDGKPEDTTHHCYGAAFVLVAYAQARMAGIGEAAAWMDEHWKLLEQRYWDAAAGLYRDEADANWNFSNYRGQNANMHMCEAMLTAFEASHEQRWLDRAYTLADNMTRRQAAKAGSLVWEHYDEHWNIDWDYHKDNPKDLFRPWGFQPGHQTEWAKLLLIMSRHRDDEWLLPTARHLFDTAVARAWDHEYGGLCYGFAPDGSICDDDKYHWVQAESLACAALLADRTGEEKYWDWYRRLWEYAWTHFVDHRYGGWYRILTRDGRKYSDEKSDAGKTDYHNMGACYEVLNVVGASNDASGNLS; encoded by the coding sequence ATGACCGACTTGCCCGATTTCCGTTCACCCGCGTTCCTGCGCCAGCACATCCGCGACACGATGGCGTTCTACCACCCGCACTGCCTCGATCCGGCCGGGGGCTGCTTCCACTACTACAAGGACGACGGCACGATCTACGACCGCGTGCACCGGCACCTCGTCAGCAGCGCGCGCTTCGTATTCGACTACGCGATGTATGCGCGCCACTTCGGCGGGGCCGAATACTTCGACGGCGCGCGCCACTGCGTCACCTTCATCCGCGACGCACACCGCAATCCCGCGACCGGTGGTTACGCGTGGATGCTGTGCGACGGCAAGCCCGAAGACACCACCCATCACTGCTACGGCGCCGCCTTCGTGCTGGTAGCCTACGCACAGGCGCGCATGGCCGGCATCGGCGAGGCCGCCGCGTGGATGGACGAACACTGGAAGCTGCTGGAGCAACGCTACTGGGACGCCGCGGCCGGCCTGTACCGCGACGAAGCCGACGCGAACTGGAACTTTTCCAATTACCGCGGCCAGAACGCCAACATGCACATGTGCGAGGCGATGCTGACCGCATTCGAAGCCAGCCACGAGCAGCGCTGGCTCGATCGCGCGTACACGCTCGCGGACAACATGACGCGCCGGCAAGCCGCGAAGGCCGGCAGTCTGGTGTGGGAGCACTACGACGAACACTGGAACATCGACTGGGACTACCACAAGGACAACCCGAAGGATCTGTTTCGCCCGTGGGGTTTCCAGCCCGGCCATCAGACCGAGTGGGCCAAGCTGCTGCTGATCATGAGCCGGCATCGCGATGACGAATGGCTGCTGCCGACCGCGCGACACCTGTTCGACACCGCGGTCGCGCGCGCCTGGGACCACGAATACGGCGGGCTGTGCTACGGCTTCGCACCCGACGGTTCGATTTGCGACGACGACAAGTACCACTGGGTGCAGGCCGAATCACTGGCCTGCGCGGCGTTGCTGGCGGATCGCACCGGCGAAGAAAAATACTGGGATTGGTATCGGCGCCTGTGGGAATACGCGTGGACGCACTTCGTCGATCACCGCTACGGCGGCTGGTATCGCATCCTCACCCGCGACGGGCGCAAGTACAGCGACGAGAAAAGCGACGCCGGCAAGACCGACTACCACAACATGGGCGCATGCTACGAAGTGCTCAATGTGGTGGGCGCGTCGAATGACGCAAGCGGGAATTTGTCATGA
- a CDS encoding Fructokinase, whose amino-acid sequence MNTVCCFGEALIDFHGTPSGAAPVFTAHAGGAPANVAVAIARLGGRAAFVGMFARDLFGDLLLRELAAAGVDTGYTRRTDAAHTALAFVSHAVDGERDFSFYRPPAADLLFRDGDFDPSIFAAGNIFHAGSCSLTEPAIADTTLAGMRHARTAGALVSFDTNLRLALWPRDEDPAPTIWRALALADFVKVSAEELAFLAASTGSEDAAWQRLWSGNARLVIVTDGARALRWFTPRARGERPAFAVQAIDTTGAGDAFTAGCLYRFAETGLDAAALTAFVDGRDALDQLLRFGATCGALAVTRAGSFAAMPSRAEVEAFLESHA is encoded by the coding sequence ATGAATACGGTCTGCTGCTTCGGCGAGGCGCTGATCGATTTCCACGGCACGCCGTCCGGCGCCGCGCCGGTGTTCACCGCGCATGCCGGCGGTGCACCCGCCAACGTCGCGGTGGCGATCGCGCGGCTGGGCGGGCGCGCGGCGTTCGTCGGGATGTTCGCCCGCGACCTGTTCGGCGACCTGCTGCTGCGCGAACTGGCCGCCGCCGGCGTGGACACCGGCTACACACGGCGAACCGATGCGGCCCATACCGCGCTCGCCTTCGTGTCGCATGCGGTGGATGGCGAACGCGACTTCAGTTTCTACCGTCCGCCCGCGGCCGACCTGTTGTTCCGCGATGGCGATTTCGATCCGTCGATCTTCGCTGCAGGGAACATTTTCCACGCCGGCTCGTGCAGCCTGACCGAACCCGCGATCGCGGATACCACGCTGGCGGGCATGCGCCACGCGCGCACCGCCGGTGCGCTGGTCAGCTTCGACACGAACCTGCGCCTTGCGCTGTGGCCGCGCGATGAGGATCCCGCACCGACGATCTGGCGCGCGCTCGCGCTGGCCGACTTCGTGAAAGTGAGCGCGGAGGAACTCGCCTTTCTCGCGGCGTCGACCGGCAGCGAGGATGCCGCATGGCAACGACTGTGGTCGGGCAACGCGAGGCTCGTGATCGTCACCGATGGCGCACGCGCGCTGCGCTGGTTCACGCCGCGGGCGCGCGGCGAGCGCCCCGCGTTTGCCGTGCAGGCCATCGACACCACCGGTGCCGGCGATGCGTTCACGGCGGGTTGCCTGTACCGGTTCGCCGAAACCGGCCTCGACGCCGCAGCGTTGACGGCGTTCGTGGATGGACGCGATGCGCTCGACCAACTGTTGCGCTTCGGCGCCACCTGCGGCGCGCTCGCCGTGACCCGCGCCGGCTCGTTCGCCGCGATGCCGTCGCGCGCCGAGGTTGAAGCGTTTCTGGAGTCGCACGCATGA
- a CDS encoding Single-stranded DNA-binding protein, which produces MARGVNKVILVGNLGADPETRYSASGTAMCTIRIATTDSWKDKQTGEKQERTEWHRIKFFGRLAEIAGEYLKKGQQVYIEGSLRTDKYTDKEGVERYTTDVIANEMQMLGGRGEGGGGRGEGGGYPPRPPQGRPAGAPSGGGRPSAPPQDNGGFEDDDIPF; this is translated from the coding sequence ATGGCACGCGGCGTCAACAAGGTCATTCTGGTCGGCAACCTGGGCGCAGACCCGGAGACGCGCTACAGCGCGTCCGGCACGGCGATGTGCACGATCCGGATCGCCACCACCGACAGCTGGAAGGACAAGCAGACCGGCGAAAAACAGGAACGCACCGAGTGGCATCGCATCAAGTTCTTCGGGCGGCTGGCCGAGATCGCCGGCGAGTACCTGAAGAAGGGCCAGCAGGTGTACATCGAGGGCTCGCTGCGCACCGACAAGTACACCGACAAGGAAGGCGTCGAGCGCTACACCACCGACGTCATCGCCAACGAGATGCAGATGCTGGGGGGACGGGGCGAAGGCGGTGGCGGCCGTGGCGAGGGCGGCGGTTATCCGCCACGCCCGCCGCAAGGCCGTCCGGCCGGTGCGCCGTCGGGCGGTGGCCGTCCTTCCGCGCCGCCGCAGGACAACGGCGGGTTCGAGGACGACGACATACCGTTCTGA